GGAGGAAAGGTCAGAGAACGGAAAGGGATATGGGAGCTCCTCCAACACAAAGCACTTCTGTGTGAAACAGTAATGGGTGATATCTAATGGAGGAGATGGCAGTgaagagagacaacagagaggagTGCTGAGAGACTGGAACTGAGTATGGTATCTGACACACAGcacatatttaagaaaaaaggattttaaaaccAGTGGAAAAAGATGGCTTTTGTGCAAAGAGCTAATTAAAGAATGGTTTTAGACAGCTAAAAGCCTTTTAATCTGTACGATTCGCATTGAAGTGTGAATGCAACACGTGTGGAAAAGTTAACCATACATTTCCCCCCACGGTAATAGTCCCCCACTTCCAATGAATGAAAGGATGTATGGTTTGTtcaatcaacacttttgttattattagcattttttaCTCATTATTTTGGAcacgtttttctccttttatctGTATAAATAATGGACTCTGACACTTGCAAGCCTGTCTTCTTGCAGTATGTCCTGCTTATCTTTAAGTTATATGTATGCaggaataaaacattttcagaacTGGTGACTCAGCTGTGGAACATAGGGGATGAACTGTATAATACACTCCCTGGTTATGAaagtaaatattattattattgcactatattacaaaaaatgacttttcttCTGTATATTGCATTTTGCATCCTGAATAAAAGTCGCCAGTTGTGTTAGCAGGGCTTTGTGTGAACTGCCAAAGGATTCTAGACACAGAGTAGATGACCGTCACCTGCTAGAGTGGTAGTAGTGAATCAGTGGTGCCTTCTTCTAAATTGCAGGTGCTCTTGAGTATTTTCCTGTTTCCTTAATCTGCCACTTTTTCAACCATGTCTGCCAACTAGACAACAACAGTATATGACTTAGTTAAAATGTTACAGCTCCGTCAGCTGTAAACAAATGCTGATTAAGTGTTAAGGCATCAGTAATAATATTCCAATaagatattatatattataaaataactCTAAAAGGGATAATTCTGCCCAACAAATACTTtcactttaatactttaagtacattttgctcttaagacttttactttttacagaGCGGTAGGGCTACTTTGACCTTGGTTAAAGATGTGTGTACTTCATCCACCACTGCTTTACACTACCCGCTACCaattgcaaaaacaaagaaaggctTTCAGAACATACCATAACATATCTGTAAACAAATTTGACAGTGTGGCAGACGAGGTTGTGGGAAACGGATTCACTTGTCAAGACTTGAGACCATTATTCGCTGATTAAAGGTGGACGCTTGTGACACTTGAGTGTGAAGTAAACACATTTGCCCTCGTTGTTAATTGTGTTTTGATGCCAAGGACTCTTCCGTCCTATTGTCACAAGCGCTTTTGGACGGTGATTTAAAAGTGATCTGAGTTGACATGCTATTACGGGGTGCTTTGGAAAAAGACAATGATGACGGCTTGTCTTGCTTGGGGAATTCAGTGCTGTTGGAATGACAGCTTGTGGAGGCgcaacacacatacaagcatGTGTAAAATTCTCatacacaacatttaaacataaaagcCATAGATAGCTTTTGAAAGCAAGCCCTCACTTTGTTAACATTTCTCTGTCCTTCACAATATTTTTTCGGGTATTTTCCCTTAGTTGCATAGAGACAGTGGCtaggcatgaaagggggagagagatgggggataaCACGcagcaggtcagatttgaacccgtgctgctgcaggactcagccaacatggggtgaACGCTCTCACTGGGTGAGCTCGAGGTCTCCAGCTAAATTTCTTAGATTTACGAATGAAGCTCAAATTGCTAAGCTGTGATATAAAAACAATCTATCACATTCGCTCATTATTGTAGCTGtgctatttctgttttgtttttctaccattttttttatagtcgTGCATGCAGCACAGTTGTATCTTGGCACCTGGACTTCCCCTCTCAGACGGAATAAACCTGGCCATGACCTGGAAGTCTTTATCCCAGCATGACTTATTAACCTGACACAGAGAGCATGGTGTTGGTGCAGGGGAGCGTAGTGCTGGCACAAACATACTTTACattcatgaacacacacagaaggatgcccaaacatgtgcacacattcaCTGCATCACCCCTCATTCCTTCCCCAGATCCATCACTGCCAGTTCTGTCTACACCCTCTCCTTTAGTGCTAATGAGTTAGGCCGGCTATAATTACAAAGCTCCCAAAGTACTTCttagcatgatttttttttttaaacgccatGAAAAACGCACTTGCCGCCATTCAGAATATTCATTCAGACTCGCCCAGAATAGGAATGAAGGCTAGTGTCTGATACAGGTTGAGTGGCATCATTTGAAATCGGAGGCTGGGAGAGTTTATGGAGGTgacaaacaaagcaacaaattAGGGATGGCCAGTACCTAGCAGGGGGAACGTTTTGAATAGAGGATACCCTGTAAAAAACTGTACAGATTTTCACACATTTCCAGATTCTTTTACATAAATGCTCAATATTTTCTCTATATTGATCATCAACCTGCAGGTTGAGCTTGAAGTTGGCACAGATGAAATAAGGAGAATTAACACATCCACGTACAATATGCAAATATTGAAATCATGTTCAAACTTGTCCACTACTATAGGGTGGAGCACTGGTTACTGGGATGGAGTCATCAGAGCGCTGTAGCTTTAATGATCATCTGTTGATGGCCAGAGGTGAAGAGGTGTGTGGAGTTTATCTCGCTTAGCGTGCGCTGGTGTTGCTCCCTCCTGGCTTAACTCTTCCACCTCTGGACCCCTGTCCCCCTCTGACCTCACTGCAGCTCCTCTATTCCATTTTACTTCCAATAACAGCGTGACAAATTGAGCTTGCCAGAAAACGATCTATCATTGTCCTACATATCATCCTCCTCTGCCCTCTGTTCCTTCCTCTTCTCTATCTCTTTGTATTGCTTTACCCTTCCGTCCCTGTAACAGGAAATTCCCACTTTTCTTCGTGTTTTTCCCATCTTAAtggtttcatgtttttctgtaCATGGGCACTTTATCTTTTTGCCCTTGGCCTTGCCCCCTCCCCAtaaccaaaaataataattcatctcctatttttctcctctcttaTTGCACTGTGCTTGTCTATGTCtccatttcttttcctctggAAATTGTCTCCTTATCCTCTCTGCAAACTTGTTTTGTTCTGTGATATTCTCTCCCTTTTATTTGTTCTGTCATCCCTCTGGTTGCGTTACAGATGGATACATTATGGTATTGCTTCATACACTCTTAAGTTGTCTTTATTCCCCTTCAGTCATTAAGGAACTTGGAGACACTATTATttgtgcagtacaaaaaaaatagaccCTAATATAAGTAGCAGATGTGTTGCTATTGTGCAATTGTGTAGCCCTGTGTACTTTAACACTTTTCAAAACCATCCCTGGCTTGAAGCAAAACAATTTACTAGTTGGTCTGACTAAATTCAGCCACTCCATTTTTCTCCATGATGAGCCAAGTGTTATTGGAGCATGGAGAAACTGTAGTgcaaacagagaaaacattaaTTGCTTTGCATGATGAGTGAACAATACCATTTGACAGGTAAATAATGGATCGCTCTCCGTCCATGATCAGTTAAAAGTCCCTCTTGGGAGTTGGTGAAAAACTCATAAACGTTCAGTGTCCTAAATTTCAAATATTCAGAACATCTTTGCATATGCAAACAATGTTCCTCCAACAGCACAGCACTTTGTAACAAAGTAGTTTACTCCAACAAATTCTAAATAAAACCACGTAGTCATGTACATATTTCATGAGAGGGTGGAATAATCAAGAGAAATGGTTATACATCCAAACTCTGGATCTGAAATTGAAACCAGGGCAGTTGGCAAGCACTTTACTTGATGGATCGCTATTACTTACACGTAAGTATAAATCATCTAATGATCATAATTGGATGATAATAATTTGCCTTTGCATAAGTAATGctggagaattaaaaaaaatgtgtggcaTTTCCGGGGATGGCTTCTACCTAACCTTGCACACAATCAATGTCTTTAGGACTTTTTACTACGTGGTAAAGGGTCTTTACCTGGGGCGCTAATAGCTTAGTCCATAGGGCCTTGGGATGGGAACCaaagggttgctggttcaagttcCCTTACGGACCACTGCAACTGCAGTACGGACTGTGGATTAGCTGGAGGTAGCTGGGTACTGCCAACGTGTTCTTGAGCAAAGCACAAAACCCTCCCCAACCGCTCGGGCCGCTGTTCCAACACTGttagcccactcactctgacgtTTCACCATTTGTGCAtaaataggtcctgagcatgtgtgtagtgatttctacACTAGGGATCAATACAAAGTGTATAATTAAAATTagttaataatacaaaaagtgAGTAACTTTTTTTCACTGATGATGCTGCTGGTAAAAATAGTTTGACAACAATATTGGCACCACTGACTCACAGCTGATGGCTTCCTAATCTCTGTGATTGGTCTAACCTTGTCCTTTATGCTTCTACTCAGTAAGAAAAGGAAATGTAACGCAGACGGCTGTATAGAACAAAACCCAATCtcattttatgtatttcagtGGCAGCACCTTAAACAAAGTCTTGTCTTGACAGAGGGTGATAAACTCTTGATTGATGTTCGCGATTATGAGTCATGCTTAGCATTATTGAAACAGTAAACCTCTTGAgcaatttttatttcttcagggAAATGGTTGATCTCGTAAAAGGCACCCGGTGAAGTCAATCTCATTTATCTGCTGACCTCTGGAGTTGTACACTAGTGTCAGAAGTCCTCTAAATAGCAGTGTTGCTCTCACAGagcctgtttttctctttttttctgtaaatcagCCAACCATAGGATTGGAGCACTCACAAAAATATGGTTAAAATGTGTGAAGTGCacagtttgtgtttaatttgtagAGACTAATTGAGACATTTCTGAGTTTTTGCAAAACATCTGTGTTGttcatattctttttaaattggaaCAGTAAAAATTACAGTCACTTTGTCTGTATAAATGAATAGCTTTATCACTCTGTATATTTGTCTCCCTGCAGCATTATGTGAGATGCAATTATACCAaaaccctacaatattgtcgGAAGGTTCTGTCTCTGTTAAAATTGTTGCTGTGTGCTCGGGATTATTGCCCCATTCCCAAGTGGCAAACTCAAAATACAGTAAGAGTTATAAGAGTAATTGCAAAGCCAACCGCTTGGAAAACAAGTACTATATTGGTACCCAGCACACAGCGTATCATTGTCCAAAAGCTCTTGAGAAAATGTTCAATTAAAGTACCGCTCCACTGgaaagaatataaatataaactcCTGTTCAGGTGTCCTCCCTTTTCTACCCTGTTGTACTTGCTTCCTTTTTCCTGTCCTTATTTTGCTTGTACACAAACATGTATGAGTGAGTGTTCAGTCTTGAATAGACCATAAACACTCTTGTCCAGAGGCTGCAAgcaatgagatgtgtgtgtgtggggNNNNNNNNNNGGGTATTGTGGTTATCAAGGTGTAGCAGCATGGGATAGTCAGAGGAGCACTTAGAATGCTGAACTAGATTTTAAAGAAACTCAGCAAAGGTGTCTTAATTGATCCAGCCACATCTGGTGGAGGAACCAATTGGTCTTTGTATCTAACCATTGGGAAGATGAACATGGGAGGCACTGCATTCCCCATAGCATTAACTACACAGACCACAGTCACAAGCTCTCCTCTTCCGGCAGATGTGATGGCCcccacttgttttttttctcccttttccgCCACAACTTGCTTTAGTGTCGGCACTGTTGTGACACCTGTTTCATCAACTTTGTGcgtcatgttgaaaaaagtctaaaaaataaaagacaagagccatgatgaaaaaaaaatcagaattgTTAAGCTTTTCAAGCAATGCTAAAATCCTACTAAACAGCCCTGAATACACATCCTGGTAACTGTGGCTGATCAGTAAGCACATGCCAATAtattgtacagtaaatgtaccTTACTCCTGTATTACGCTATAGTTGCCATGAAAATGTATTAGTATTATGGAATATTTTAATTCTGTCCCCTGTCCATCACTATGGTCAGATTGTCAAAGAACTCCTCAACTGTAGTTTTGTTGAAGGCTGTAGCTCCTCCCAAAGATGTTGCTTCAGGCACACAACAGGAGAGATGGCGGAATGGCATAAAGTTCTTGAACCAATCTTAACCCAACGAAATATAATAAATTCTATTTAGATACCGTAGCATGAAACCACAGATGTCAGCCTTGTcttaatgaataatgtaattTCCTGCACACCGTACCCGCTAGACACTTCTCTGTCCAGTTGTTGGGGACAgggatgttgtttttctgtgcaaACTGGAATGCCAGTTCACAGCATTTCTTTGGAGTGAGGCCATGGAACTGCTCAGCCAACGTTGTGATGTGATCGGCAAGCTCCTTTTCTACCTCTTCTGTGAAGACCTTCTTGGCTTCCGCTGTTCCACTGTATCCTACTGTTTTGACTTTCTTTACCTCCTTCTTTTCTATATACCTCCGCAGTGTTGACCTGTCAATATTTCTGTCCTTCGCCATCAATCAGATGGATTTTCTGCCCCGAACATCTCCCCATCTCCTCTAAGGGTGTTGAGCCCCAGTTGGTTCTTCTTTTGTATCTTCTTAGTATGATAGCTTTCATGCAATGTATGAAATATGGTTAACAGTAGGCctgctttttaaattgttaaaatgtaaaatcgcaatctcgattcacctTGTTTACgatttttaaacatagactgtataaaataggtttataTAGGTAAAGagctcccaagcgctgcaatgctctcccttctcttcagtGAAGCCtttatgtttacaggcttgtggtgatgagaAAGGTGCTATAGGCAAAAAATCTATTAGGTACTTCCAATTTGTTTGAGAATCATCATAGCCTAGCTAATTCAGGCTAACCTTTAGCTTAATGATTCACATTGGTTTATTCACacttgcctgccaatcggaaggttggtggttcgatgcCCGCctctgcagtcattgtcgaagtgtccttgggcaagacactgaaccccgagttgcccccggtgctgcgcatcggagtgtgaatgtgtgtgaatgtttatctgatgagcaggtggcaccttgtacggcagccccggccacagtgtataaatgtgtgtgaatggtaaaagtttcctgtagatgtaaaagctctttgagcagttgttaagactggaaaagcgctatataaatacagcacatttacatttacatttatatgttAACAAATCACCAACATGTCCCATACAAAACTTAAGACCTAGATACATTTGCTTTGGCACAACAGCTAGTATACCTGCAATGCAGAAAATTCACTTTAACaagcaaagtgtttttgtgaagaaataaaaattacatttttttccatgtgCTTCCCCTCTTCACAGCAAAATAGAAATGATGGAGTCCTTCAGAATGTATGGTCACATGACACCAAATGTGAATAGTTGCCTAGAAACAGGGGATGAGTCATCTTATCCACTGGCTCATCTTACCCCACTCTCCCTACTGGCGGGGTCTGCTCTTTATAACCTGCAGTTTGCCCAGTTTGTTTCGGAAAGACGGCGATTCAACAAGCCCACTTATCTTTGCTTTGTTTACCTGCTGTTAAAAATCAAGTCTCGGCCCTTGGCTGGTGTTGGAAACATGCTCTTTTCATCCGCGTCTTAGGGCCTGGAGGTCTTTAGCAACTAGCTTAGGTTAGATGTTGTGTTTGTGGCGGTGGAGAGGTGTTGTTGACCTGGAAACAATTTACACTTCACAATCAAGTTTTTGTCCTTTTGCGCAACTCATTTGAAACAATAGGCATACCTAAATCCCTCAAAAGCTGTCTTAAGCGGtggctttgtctttttgttttgtctactTGGACAAGTGTTATGGTGTTATGCAAACACGCATGAAAACGGACGCTTGATATTTAATTCTCTCCTCACGTTAGGCGGATAGTTGAAGAACTGGTAACGCAATAAATATTTGATAAGcaactgtatttttattattattttattacaacaaTAATGTGTTACATCACTGCATCACAGACaaatgtaatctgattacaGAAACCCATTACCCCCAAAACTAATAACTATATACAGTcctatatacactgtatgtaaagACATGCAGTTTGCATTATATCAATTAGGAACTATACGCTCAGTTTAGAAACAGGAGATATTCTAAAAAAATTATACCAGCTCCatgaattgttttgtatttttcaatcCATTTATGTATTTGGGATATTACCAGAACAGCTTGATATTACCATAACAGCTTGATATTACCGCTTTTACAATTAAACAAGACACTGTTTCTACTTAGTCTTACATAACACAATGTTCAATGTG
This portion of the Etheostoma cragini isolate CJK2018 chromosome 17, CSU_Ecrag_1.0, whole genome shotgun sequence genome encodes:
- the zgc:113274 gene encoding LOW QUALITY PROTEIN: uncharacterized protein zgc:113274 (The sequence of the model RefSeq protein was modified relative to this genomic sequence to represent the inferred CDS: inserted 2 bases in 1 codon; substituted 1 base at 1 genomic stop codon) — encoded protein: MKAIILRRYKRRTNWGSTPLEEMGXDVRGRKSIXLMAKDRNIDRSTLRRYIEKKEVKKVKTVGYSGTAEAKKVFTEEVEKELADHITTLAEQFHGLTPKKCCELAFQFAQKNNIPVPNNWTEKCLAGTVCRKLHYSLRQG